The following nucleotide sequence is from Paenibacillus andongensis.
GCTTTGCCATGTTGATTATCGTGCTGATTCCCGGTATCGGGGTTGTTCGTGGTGGGGCTAGAAGCTGGTTAGGAATTGGTGCCTTCGGTATTCAGCCGTCCGAATTTATGAAAATTGGGATGATACTCTTTCTATCCAACATGTTATCCGAACACCAAGCGAAAATAACCTTATTCAGAAAAGGATTATTGCCACCGCTGGGCATCATGGGCTTAGCCTTCGGTCTCATTATGCTGCAGCCTGACCTTGGAACTGGTGCCGTTCTCGTCGGAGCTTCTCTGCTCATCATCTACACATCGGGGGCGAGATTGCTTCATCTCTCGTATCTGGGTATGATAGGGGTTGCGGGTTTTATCGGACTCGTCATTGCCGCCCCGTATCGTTTGAAGCGAATTACAGCATTCTTGGATCCGTGGCAGGATCCCTTAGGTGCAGGTTATCAATCGATTCAATCACTCTATGCGATTGGACCAGGAGGTCTAGTTGGGCTTGGTCTAGGCATGAGCCGCCAGAAGTACAGCTATTTACCAGAGCCGCAAACGGACTTCATTTTCTCCATTATTGCTGAGGAACTTGGATTTATCGGTGGTACGCTTGTGCTGCTGCTCTTTACAATTCTTGTGTGGCGCGGAATGCGGGCAGCTATTACAGCGCCGGATACGTTTGCCAGTTTGATCGCTGTAGGCATTATCGGCATGATTGCCGTTCAAGTCATTATTAATATTGGTGTTGTTATCGGGATGTTCCCGGTTACCGGCATTACTTTGCCATTCATAAGTGCAGGAGGGTCTTCATTGACGCTTATGCTGACATCGGTCGGCATCCTGCTCAATATATCCCGCTATTCGAGGTGACAAGGGAATGAAAACAATTGTCTTTACCGGAGGAGGCTCCGCAGGACATGTTACACCTAATATAGCGCTGATGCATAAGCTTGCGCAGTTAGGTTGGGAAATTAAATACATAGGTTCAGCTACGGGCATCGAGAAAGACATCATTGAACGCGAAGGTGTACCTTTTTACGCCATTTCATCTGGGAAATTACGTCGTTACTTTGATCTGAAAAATTTCAAAGACCCTTTCAAAGTGATGAAAGGCGTCTATGAATCTTATAGATTGCTCCGTCGTTTGAAGCCCGCCATCGTCTTTTCGAAGGGCGGGTTCGTTTCCGTCCCGGTCGTTCTTGGCAGTCGGATGAACAAGATTCCGGTCATTATTCATGAGTCAGATATAACGCCGGGGCTTGCAAACAAAATTTCAATACCTTTCGCAACCAAGGTTTGTGTGACCTTCCCAGAGTCCTTACAGCATGTTCAAAGAGACAAGGCTGAGCTGACAGGCTTACCGATTCGCGAACATATTCTCAGTGGTAAAGCGTCACGCGCCTACCAGCTTTGTGATTTTCATTCACAGAAACCGGTCATTTTGGTGATGGGCGGCAGCCTAGGCTCACAAGTGATTAACCAAGCCGTCAGAGGTAACCTGGAGCGATTACTAGCTCAGTTTCAGATCGTACATCTGTGCGGGAAAGGCAATATTGCATCAGAGTTTGCTAATACCCGGGGATATAAACAATTTGAATATTTGAATGAGGAGCTCCCTGATGTTTTGGCAATGACAGACCTTGTTATTTCCCGTGCTGGAGCCACATCTATTTATGAATTTTTAGTCATGGAAAAGCCGATGCTGCTTATTCCTTTATCGCTGCAGGCAAGTCGAGGAGACCAACTTCTAAATGCGGAGTCATTTCAGAAGGCTGGCTACGCGGACGTTCTACAAGAAGAGGCTTTAACCGCCGATACACTTGTAGAGCATGTAGAAGCTCTTCATGCGAATCGAGAGACTCACAAGGCAGCGATGCAATCACGCAAAGAAAGCGATGCGGTTGCATCGATCGTAAAACTGATTGAAACCTTTAGCTTATCGACTTGATTTTGCTAAACCGAATAGGCGATTGTCACACTCTATCCGATTTTACATAAACTACACTATAACCGTGACAGACACCTAAGGCTTAATATGGCGCCAACAACGAAGACCGGCCATCTTCGACTCGGTCCGTATTATGAAATTATGAAGCTTGATGCTGCTATTCAAGATAATTTCGCCCTACGTTCTGTGAAGGAGGTTTTCCCATGCAACAGTTAATATCCGACCTACAGGCAGCAAATATTGGCGAGATTCGGACGAATGAACGACTAGCCCCTTATACGACATGGAAAATCGGCGGTCCGGCTGATTGCCTCGTTATCCCCCAAACGAAAGAGCAGGTAGCTGCAGTCATCCGATTTCTACATGAACGCGGTGTTCCATGGACGATCATTGGTAGAGGATCTAATCTGCTTGTAAGTGATAAAGGCA
It contains:
- the spoVE gene encoding stage V sporulation protein E, producing the protein MGKARSAPDIWIIIPTLLLLTIGVIMVYSASSVLAFREFGDSLYYLKRQFIFAVLGVIAMFFTMNVDYLVWKRFARIALFVCFAMLIIVLIPGIGVVRGGARSWLGIGAFGIQPSEFMKIGMILFLSNMLSEHQAKITLFRKGLLPPLGIMGLAFGLIMLQPDLGTGAVLVGASLLIIYTSGARLLHLSYLGMIGVAGFIGLVIAAPYRLKRITAFLDPWQDPLGAGYQSIQSLYAIGPGGLVGLGLGMSRQKYSYLPEPQTDFIFSIIAEELGFIGGTLVLLLFTILVWRGMRAAITAPDTFASLIAVGIIGMIAVQVIINIGVVIGMFPVTGITLPFISAGGSSLTLMLTSVGILLNISRYSR
- a CDS encoding undecaprenyldiphospho-muramoylpentapeptide beta-N-acetylglucosaminyltransferase — protein: MKTIVFTGGGSAGHVTPNIALMHKLAQLGWEIKYIGSATGIEKDIIEREGVPFYAISSGKLRRYFDLKNFKDPFKVMKGVYESYRLLRRLKPAIVFSKGGFVSVPVVLGSRMNKIPVIIHESDITPGLANKISIPFATKVCVTFPESLQHVQRDKAELTGLPIREHILSGKASRAYQLCDFHSQKPVILVMGGSLGSQVINQAVRGNLERLLAQFQIVHLCGKGNIASEFANTRGYKQFEYLNEELPDVLAMTDLVISRAGATSIYEFLVMEKPMLLIPLSLQASRGDQLLNAESFQKAGYADVLQEEALTADTLVEHVEALHANRETHKAAMQSRKESDAVASIVKLIETFSLST